GTGTATGTCACTTTCCTATTTTATTTTTGTCAAATTTTCTTCTTTTTTTAGAAAAACATGACAAAGTAGCGGTTGATTCTGTAAAATGATGTCGAGGACCAAATATACTGTTCAAAAAAAATACATAGTTTTGGAAAAAAAATGAACAAACTTTATTATTCTTGTGAAGCATAATATGGGAAGTGGAACGTTAAAAAATGCTTAATTAAACGAGGATAGGTGCAACATTATATTGTAGAAGGGTAGGTGTAAACCGTTGTGGTAAAAGTACGCAGCGGGTAGAAATGGAAAATGAATCAAGAATTTTAATTGTAGACGATGAGGATCGTATTCGTCGTTTATTAAAGATGTATTTAGAAAGAGAGCAATACACAATTGAAGAAGCGGATAATGGTGATACAGCTTTAGAAATGGCGTTACAAAATGATTATGATTTAATCCTATTGGATATTATGATGCCTGGTAAAGATGGTATCGAAGTGTGTAAAGGGATTCGTGAGAAGAAAGCGACGCCAATTATTATGCTGACAGCAAAAGGTGAGGAAGTAAATAGGGTACAAGGGTTTGAAGTTGGAACTGATGATTATATCGTAAAGCCGTTTAGCCCGCGTGAAGTAGTACTTCGTGTGAAAGCGGTATTACGCCGCGCTGTACCAACGACATTCTTTACACAAGATACAACGACGAAAGATGTTACTGTGTTCCCTCATTTAACAATTGATAATGATGCGCACCGTGTTACAGCGGATGGCAATGAAGTAAACTTAACACCGAAAGAATATGAATTACTATTATTCTTAGCGAAAGCTCCGGATAAAGTTTTTGACCGTGAGCAATTGTTAAAAGAAGTATGGCAATATGAGTTCTTCGGAGATTTACGTACAGTTGATACGCATGTAAAGCGTTTACGTGAAAAGTTAAGTAAACAATCACCAGATGCAGCGAAGATGATTGTTACCGTTTGGGGCGTTGGTTACAAGTTTGAGGTTGTGAACGACTGATGCTTTGGAGAAGTGTAGTAGGGAAGTTATGGATGACCATATTACTTCTCGTTTCGTTTGTTCTTGGATTTGTTGCAATTTTACTTTCGCAGTTTTTTAGAACGTATTATGTTGATATGAGTCAAGCTAGGCTTCAGAAAGTTGCAACAAGTGTCACGGAATTAATTGAAGAAGGTGCCGATGTAAAAACGATTGAGGATATTGCTTACAAATTTTCCGATCCACTTTCAAGGATTATCATTGTAGAAGATGGTAAGGAAATTTCTTCTTCGCCGAAACAAGAAGGATTAGTTACGCTTACAATGGATGATCTGAAAAATGATAAAGAATTAGCAGCTGTTTTTACAGATAAAAAGGAAATTAAGAATAATATTAGAAAAGCCTCTAATAGTAGAAAAAATAAAAACACTGAAAATGATATTATGATCGTCGGGAAACCAGTGCAGTCAAAAAATCAAAGTGCTGTGTTTGTATATGAATCTTTACAAGTTCCGATACAAGGTATGGAGAGAACGACTGATTTTATTTTCTTATCAGCCGGGATTGCGATTATTTTAACAACGTTCTTTGCATTTTTCTTATCTACTCGAATTACGGCACCACTTCGTAAAATGCGCGAGGTTGCATTTGAGGTGGCACGCGGGAAATTTGATACGAAAGCCCCTATGGTGTCGCAAGACGAAATTGGTGAGCTTGCAACTGCTTTAAATCAAATGGGGAAACAGTTGAAGTTTAATATGAATGCCCTGCAGCAAGAAAAAGAGCAGTTAGCTAGCATTTTGAGTAGTATGGCAGATGGTGTTATTACGTTAAATCAAGAAGGTGAAGTTGTTGTTATCAACCCACCGGCAGAACACTTCTTACAAGTTTGGCAAGAAGAAAAAGAAGTAGAGTTAAGTAAAAAATTGCCTTCTGAACTTGTTGAACTATTCCATCTCGTTGTAGAAAGTGAGCAACAACAAGTTGTTGAAATTAATTTGCAAAAAGGTAACTACGTAGTTCTTATGACACCGCTTTACAATCAAACAAAAATTCGCG
This Bacillus mycoides DNA region includes the following protein-coding sequences:
- the resD gene encoding DNA-binding response regulator ResD, which encodes MENESRILIVDDEDRIRRLLKMYLEREQYTIEEADNGDTALEMALQNDYDLILLDIMMPGKDGIEVCKGIREKKATPIIMLTAKGEEVNRVQGFEVGTDDYIVKPFSPREVVLRVKAVLRRAVPTTFFTQDTTTKDVTVFPHLTIDNDAHRVTADGNEVNLTPKEYELLLFLAKAPDKVFDREQLLKEVWQYEFFGDLRTVDTHVKRLREKLSKQSPDAAKMIVTVWGVGYKFEVVND
- the resE gene encoding ATP-binding protein; protein product: MLWRSVVGKLWMTILLLVSFVLGFVAILLSQFFRTYYVDMSQARLQKVATSVTELIEEGADVKTIEDIAYKFSDPLSRIIIVEDGKEISSSPKQEGLVTLTMDDLKNDKELAAVFTDKKEIKNNIRKASNSRKNKNTENDIMIVGKPVQSKNQSAVFVYESLQVPIQGMERTTDFIFLSAGIAIILTTFFAFFLSTRITAPLRKMREVAFEVARGKFDTKAPMVSQDEIGELATALNQMGKQLKFNMNALQQEKEQLASILSSMADGVITLNQEGEVVVINPPAEHFLQVWQEEKEVELSKKLPSELVELFHLVVESEQQQVVEINLQKGNYVVLMTPLYNQTKIRGAVAVLRDMTEERRLEKMRQDFIANVSHELRTPMVMLQGYSEAILDDIVQTKEEINEFVQIIYDESVRLGKLVNELLDLARMESGHVELHIGEVDIHPFVEKIGRKFQGIAKDKEVQLTVDFQSPIERYPFDADRMEQVLTNLIDNAIRHTNAGGHVTLVINTKNSGLTFEVQDSGAGIPEEDIPFLFDRFYKADKARTRGKKVGTGLGLAIAKNIVQGHDGKISVSSVVGEGTIFSVYLPNRII